CGCCAGCAGCAGGAGCTATGGTGTTGTCTAGGTGGCTCTCTACGTCTATTGGCTCTTGCACTGCTTGTGCTGTGCCGGTGGCGTAGAAGCTGTTGAGCGGGCTCTGGGTGGTGGCGAAGCCAGCTAGCAGGGCGAGGGCGGCAGCCGAGGCGATGATACCCGCTATAGCTAGGGTTGTGTACCTCATGGCTCGAGGCACCTTCCCGTCTATGTTTTTGTTCTGTCAAGTGTTATGTAGAAGTTGTTTCTGGCTTATAATATCTGTGGTCTTCGGGTATAGCCCTATAGTTCACAGTTGTTGAAGAACAGGGTGCACGGGTTGTTGCCGCGGTTTTGAGCGGCGTTAGGGCCTGCAGTAGCCTGGGTCTGTGGAGTAGTCTAGTATCACCTTGAAGCGATAGGGTAGGCTCGTTGTACACGTGTCTATCCTTATCTCCGCTGTGAGCGGGACTGCGGGGTAGCTGTGGCCGCCGAGCTGTATTGCGACGCAGTCTCCCTCGTCTATTGTTATCTCGGCCTCGGGGTCGGAGGGCGTCAGCTCGCCCACCATGTTGTGGTTCGCGTCGTATAGTCTTACCTGGATGCCGCATACAGCGTGGTGGGGCTGTACGCCCTCTAGCTCTATCTCGAGGTCTATGGGCGTGTCTCTGCCGTCTAGGCAGCCGCAGTCCCGGTCGAGGATCACGTACAGCGTGTAGTTGGCTGCTACTATGCACCCGGATGGGCCGCAGCTTGTCTCCGAGCAGTCTGGGTAGATGCGCACATGCACATGTGTCCTGCCGTAGAGTATCCAGGCCTCGGGGCACTGCTGGGTGCTCGTGGTCGTCGTGCTTGTTGTGGTGCTCGTCTTTGTGGCCGTGCTGGTCGTAGTGGTGTTTACCGGCGGTGCTGTGACGGTTACCGTCGTGGTTACTGTCACCGTGGCTGTGCCGTTGGGCTGTGTCGTGGTTGTCGTGTAGGTGTACGTGTAGGTCTGGTTGTAGCTGGCTGGGCCTAGGTAGATTGTTCCCGTCTCCTGGTCGGCGACCGTCACTAGGAGTGGCACTGCTACTGTGGCGCTAGTGTTGCAGTCCCGTGGCTCGTAGTAGATCCTCGCCGCGAGGACCGCGTAGCGTGTTGTGCCGTTCTCTGCCCAGCTGCCTGCGTCGAGGACTATTGCTGCCGAGGGGTCCTGGAGCGACATGGTTGCGAGCAGCTCGTTGTTCACCGTGTTGAATACCTCGATGTGGAGCGCCCGGAGCCTGCCTGCCAGCATGTCCAGGTTGGCTATGGATAGTACTAGTCTCGCAACGTCGACTCCCGCTGCAGGCTCTATCCGGAGCCACTCGCCTACTTCTAGGCTCTGGGGGCCACATGCCCCGGGGGCTATCTGGAGGATAGGGGTCTCCAGTACCGATACCTTTACCGGCTTGTAGGGGGCGCTCACCTCGCCGGTGGCGTAGAACCCTGTGAGAGGGCTAACCGTGGTAGCGAAGACTGCCGCTAGGGCCAGGGCTAGCGTAGAGGCCAGTAGAGCTGCGAGGCCGAGACGGCGGTCCATGGACGTGAGCACCCTCGCGGAGCGCCTAGGGGCCACGGCCCCCTCTGGGGCAGGGTTTGCTCTACCCCGGGGGCCCCGTGCTGGGCTCCACACAGCCAGATACTTATATAGTCCTGGCCAGGGCCAATGTACCCTAGGACCGGTACTCTAGACACCGCCATGGAGCCAAGCATAGCCGTGGCTGTCCTAGCCCCGGCCTCCGGGGCTTCCTCGAGGCCCCTGCTGAGAGGTGCCTGGCATGCGGCTACCGCTACCGCTGCCCCGGCGTATCAAGATACGGCGCGAGCCCCGGCTAGCAGACATCTGGATCATGCAGCGCTGGCCTATTGAGTCGCTCGACGCCTGCAAGATGGCGGACCCCCCGTTCGCCGACATAAACGGCGTGGGCGCTGTGCTGGAGAGGCTCGTGGACCAGGTCGTGGCGGGGCGGGGCGGCATATACATAATAGTCGGGGCCCCGGGCTCCGGCAAGTCCACGCTCCTCAAGACCCTGCATAACCGGCTCCGCCGGGGCGGTATATACTCCCTCTACATGGATACCGCTGGGCGGAGCCTCGACGACTTCGTGGCTAGCCTCTGCTCTATCCTCGGCTGCCGCGAGGTCTCGCTCGACTCGCTCATGGAGAGGATACGCGAGAAAGCCGCGGAAGAGGGCACCATGGCCCTGCTCCTGGACGACATCGACCGCATATCCGGGGGCAACATGGACGATGTGGGCAAGCTGCTTACGGGCCTCACTGCTGTCCAGCGGGAGATCGGCCGCGGGCTCTTCATAGCCTTCAGCATGGCCCGTGAGAGCCTGGCAAGGCTCACCCTAGACCCCCTGATGAGGGGCCTCGTCAAGTCCTACATGGAGGTTATAGACCTTGACGAGCACCTCGTGAACTCCCCCACCGATCTCTCCAGGCTCCTCTACGCCCACTTCGAGCGGGCCCGGCCGCCCAACCCAGACCCCAAGGCCGCTGCTATACTCAACCGGTACCCGCTCCACCCTATCCGCGACCAGAACGTCATAAACATGCTCTACGAGATACTCGGCACAGATACGCCGCGCATGTACCTCGAGAAGGTGGACGAGCTGCTAAGGATAGCCATACGCGCCCGCTCACGCGTCGTGAGCATAGCACACCTAAACATACTAGCGAGGAGGCTCATCCAGGCCCGGCGCGAGGCTGTGCCCATTACCCAGATACAGGTCATGCTGGTCCGCCGCTACGTGAACGGCCTGATAGCCGGCGGCCTCGTAGTGCTAGGCACAGTTGCCATAACCCTGGCGGCGATAAACCTAGTCCCGCCGGGCCTCAAGCTGCCCTACGTAGTGGTCGGCCTAGTGCTGATGCTCGCCGGTATACTGGTGCACATGAGGTCCATAGCTAGGCCGGGCTGAGCAGCCGGGGCCCTATTTACGGGCCAGCCCATGCTAGATAGAACCGTGTCCGGGGGTCTGCTGTGAGCGAGTACCTCAACGTAGTGGTACCGGAGGAGAGGGGCGGTATACCCCCCGCCCTGGTGGCGCTGGTAGCGCTAGCAGCCATAGTGGCCGCTGGGCTCAGCGTCTCTGGGCAGCTGCCGCGCTTCGCCGTCATCCAGACGACGAGTATGGTCCCTACACTGGTTCCGGGAGACGTGGTGATGATAACGAAGGTTGACCCGATGTCGATCGATGTCGGCGACGTGATAGCCTTCAACCTTGTAGCCTACGAGGTGGACGAGCAGGGGCGGCCCATCGACATGAAGGGCATCAAGATAACAGTGCACCGCGTGATAGAGAGGAAGATGATCAACGGCCGGCTCTACTTCCGCACCCAGGGCGATAACAACCCCGTGCCAGACCCCTGGCTCGTACCCGCCTCGGGCGTGCTGGGCAAGGCGGAGAAGGTTGCTAGCCTAGGCACCTTTGGCCTGGTACTGACCAACCCCATAGGCAGGGTGTTCGTGATAATGATAATGCTGTCGTCACTAGTCCTGCTGGGCAGCACTATGTGGAGCTATAGTAAGGGTATACGCGAGGATCTTGAGAACTACCTCTAGGTCTAGGCGCATCTAGGGCCCATAGGGGCGGTAGAGGGGCAGAGGAGGACGGTGGGGAAAAGAGGGGAGGGGCGGCAGCCGGGGCCAGGGGGTTCCCTGGAGGGGCCGGCAGGGGGCGGGGCCTAGCCTGTGCTGCTGTCTTGCGTGTCCTCTAGGAAGGGCTTGCAGAGTGTCAGGTTCTCGGCTATGGTCTGGTTTAGGCTGTAGAGGGTCTTGCAGAGGTTCTCTAGCTCTTCGCCGCTCATGGTTACCTTGACGCCGTTTATCTCTAGGACTACGTTGCCGTCGCCGCCGCGGTAGAGGTTTATGGCGATGTTGTTGGAGCGGTTTACCAGCTCCACTATATCCTGGTGTATTTCGCGGACTAGCGTCTCGTTGAGAGTGCCCCTGGAGAGGGCAGTGGCGACCTTGGTGAGGTCCTGGCCCACCTGGTTAACGACAGTTGTGGCGTACTCGGCTATAGCCGTTACCATGGCCATCGCCACGACGAAGGTCAGCAGGCCCGACAGCATAGCCTCCTTTAGCACCCGGTTCACCGTCTCTAGATACCCACCGTAAGGCATCTATAATACTGTTGTTTCAAATGCACTATGTAATGGAGGCGATATATCCATGGCTGATACGGGCCGTGGAGCACGCTACCCATGTGCTGCGTGGAAGCGTTTTTCTACACGATAAGCCCCGGCGTACGGGATCCAGGGCGGCGGGGTGCCGGGGCGTACACCTCTACATAGGAGTGGGCAGCGTCGAGTAGACCAGCGGGTTGCACTAACACTTATCGTTGTAGGAGGCTTGCTCACCCCGTTCACGCCGTTTATAGGGGTAATCGTGATAGCTGCAGGAGCTGTTCTCCTAGCGATGCACGGGGACTACTAGCCCCGGGGGGCGTAAACAGCCGTTTAGACGCGGAAGCCTAGCTCCCGTAGCTTGTTTACTACAAAGCCCCTGTCCTCCTCGGGTAGCAGCTCTATCCCCTGCTTGATTATCCTCTCGTCCACCTTCAGCTTGCCCTCCTCTATGTACTCGCGTATTATCCTTAGGTCCTCTGTGTCCGCCTCGCGGGCCGCCTTAGCCTTGAGGACTATGTAGTCCTCTAGCCTTAGGAACCGGGCCTCGACACCGCCTATCTTCTTCTTGGGCGCATTCTCGAGCATCTCGGGGGGTATGTAGTAGTCGTGAATGTTCTCGTAGAACTCTACGACGACCTCCTCACCGCTCGGGACACGGGCTATGAACTTGGGGGTGCCGAGCGCGGTGTAGGCTACCTGCCAGCCCTCCTCCTCGGCTACCGCGTGGTACTTCTCCTCCTCTATCAGGGGGCTGGGCTCGAGGACGAACACGTCCACGTCGTCCTCCAGCCTGCGGCGGCGCAGCTCCAGCTCAACCACAGTGCTGCCCACGACGACGCCGCGGATGCCGTGCCTCTGTAGCCTGGATAGCAGCCACGCCAGGTCCTCCAGCGTGTACACCGGGGGCCACCAGGGCTAGCCGGCCAGCCCCTCGGACGTTATAACGTCTCTGCAGGGGGTCAGGTTGAGCGCGAGCCCGGGGTCGACGGCGTAGAGGGACCAGCAGAAGAGCCTCAGCTGGGTCTCGTTGAGCACGAGCCTCTCGCCGCCGACGTAGACCGGGGTGCCGTTCAGCGCCTCCACGGCGCCCCGCAGGGCCGCCTCCTCCAAGTCGGCGAGGTCGCGCTGCAGCCTATCGAGGAGGCTCCAATCGGGCTCCCCCTCGGCCACGGCCTCGACCACGGCCATGAGGTCGGGCAGGACGCGGTCCACCAGGATACCCGCCACAAGCAGCGACGCGGCCAGGAGGGCTAGCGCGGGGGCGGCAGCCAGGGCTCCGCTGGCCACAGGGAGCACCGGGTTATCTGGAGACGCTCCGGGGTGTATATTAGTGACGCCCGGGGACCGGCTAGCCGCGCGCTACGCCCATATAACCGCGGGGCCCGGGGGAGGCCTGGGGCCGGGCCTCCCCGGCCTCCTGCGCCCGCCGCGCCTGGTTCCGCGGAGCCGCTGGATCGCCGCCACTATGGCTGCGAGCGCTACGAGGCTCAGGAGGAGGGCTAGCAGCACCCGGTTGCCGGCGAGCCTCTCAGCCAGCCCCGGCGCGGGGGCCCGCGTAGTCGTCGCCGGCGGCCGGGGGGGCGGCTGTGGTGGCTGTGGCGTTCGCGGGGGTCACGTTGCCCGGTGCCGTGACGTTGGCTGGGGCTAGCTGGGCGCCCGGCCCCGCGGCTAGTACGCCGCTAGCACGGGCCAGTGTGAAGGACTCTCGGGCGCCGTCGGGCACGGCGCGCAGTACTGCCTCGTAGCTGGCCGTCGCGTTGCCCCTCAGCTGTATCTTCACCCTCATGGAGGCTATGTCGCCGGGCCGTAGCGCGTCAACCCTCATGACCGCCATGCTGGTGGTGTAGCTGCCCGGCTCGGCGTCGAGCACCTCTACCCCGCTGGGGAACTTTACGCTGACAACCACGTTCCTGAGGTCTATCGAGTCCAGGTTCGCGGCGCTGACCTCTACTATGGCGCGGTCCCGGTACCTCTCCACCTCCTTGACCTCGAGGGCCACGTGGGGCACCTTCACCCTCACCGGGACCGTGGCCAGCGTGTTGCCGTCGAGCCTGAGCACTATGTAGACCGTTGTCTCGCTCCCCAGCGGCGCGCCGGGGGAGACGTGTAGCGTAGCCCACCTGGTGGTGAACTCTCCGGGCTCAAGGTCCGCCCGCGTCGCCGGCAGGAAGAGCCTGGCTATCGAGTCGTTGCCGTTGACCGGGACTATCTCCGCGCCCTCTATCCTCATACCAGAGGCCACGTCTATCCTCACGTCCACCTCGCTCCCGGGCGGCGCCGCGACGTAGCCCGGCGTCACAGTGACCTCCACTGTGCGGCGGAGGAGCTCTAGCACTGGTATCCTGGCTACACGGTACTCCTTGATCAGGTACTGGCCGGTCTCGTCGTAGACCAGGAGCCTTGCGTCAAGCGTGTCCAGGGGCTCCAGCTTGACGGTGTCGAGGTTTACGCTTATGTCGAGCGTGCGGTGGCTCCGAGCCGGGAGCGCCACCGTCTCGGCGTAGTCGTATATCGTGCACGCCTTCACGTCGACGCAGTCGCCCTGCCCCTTGACGAGCACAAGCCGCGCTAGGAACACGGCGTCGCGGTCCTCTGGGTTGTAGAAGGACAAGCTTATGGTAAGCCCTCTCCTCGCTATGTCTACCTCCACGTCCTCTAGCCGGGGCTCCACCATGACGGAGCGTAGCTCCACGCCACTGGTGCTTGTTGCTATAACTTTGCCGTTCGGGTCGAGCACGTGTATGCTCATAGTGTAGACGCCGGGGTAGGCGGTCGGCGGCACCGGTATGTTGACCACGAAGCTAGCGCTGCCGCCCAGGGGCACCAGCTCCTCCCCGGACTCGGCCTCGCCCAGACCCTCTATCGAGACCCTGACCCTGAGCCGGGCGTCAGTGTTACCCGTGTTAGCCACCTTAACCTCTACGCGGAAGCTCTTACCCACCACCGGGAGGTCTAGCACACGCACCTCCTCCACGGTGGCAGAGACCACTGGCTCCACTGTCAGCAGGTTGTGGAGGCTCCAGGAGGCGTAGGGCATCCCCGCTATGTAGAGGACTGCGCGGGCGTCGTAGCTCCCTGCCGCGGCGTCGCCCGGGACCTGTATGGGGACCTGGACCAGGTTAATGCCGGGGAAGAGTGGCTCCTCAACGCTGTAGCTCCGGCCGAGCAGCTGTACCTCCAGCCGGCTCTGGACTGAGCCCTCGCCGTCCAGCCGGAGCTTCACCGAGACCAGGGCCTGGCCGCCGGGCTTCACGCTCCCCGGCGACGCGCTGTAGTCCTCCAGGGATATGCTGTACGAGACTACCTCTAGCGCGGCCTCGGCGCGGGAGGCCTCGTAGAGGTCGTCGCCCCTGAACTCCACGGCGAGGCTGTGCCTGCCCACGCCGAGCCACGAGGTGTCGAACTCAACCACTGCCACGCCGTCTCGGCCGGTGCGGGCGCTGCCCACGAGCTTCCCGTCTACGTAGAAGCTCAGGGTGCGGCCCACGAGCGGGCCCCCGGAGACCCCGTCAACCAGCCTGGCCTCGACGTGGGCGAGGCTGCCGCGCGACACCACGAAGCTCTGAGCCTCTATCTTGCTCGGCCTCTTCAGCACCTCGACTGTCTTGCTCTTGACGCCGGTTAGCCCCGTGTCGTCCACGACTGTGAGCGTGACGTTGTAGACACCGGGCTTCTCGAACACGTGGGTAACTATCGCGCCCTCGGCCACCGTGCCGTCGCCGAACTCCCAGCGGTACCCAGTGATGTTGCCGTCGGGGTCGTAGGAGAGGAGCCCGTAGAACGTGACGTTGACGCCCCAGTAGGGCTGCCGCGGCGAGAACCAGAACCCAGCGACCGGGGGCCTGCCCTCGACGCACCAGACCGGGCGCGAATCCAGCCAAGGCTCGTAGTACTGCCTGGGGTTAGGCCGCCCCTCAAGCCACGGCATCACTATAGGGCTGCCCTTGCCCTCCGGGTTGCCCGTAGCCCGGGGGCCCGAGGGGTCACCCCACCAGTTGTGCCCCGCGTAGACGTAGCCCTCCTCAACCTTCAGCCCGTACTCGGCGCCCTCCAGGCAGCTGTAGCTCACCACCGCGGTAGAGTCCACAACACTCTTCACGTAGACCGCCTGGGGGCCCGAGACCCGGGAGTAGAGCACCTCTAGCCTCGCCCTGCCACCCACGCCGCCCTTCTCGCCGTCAATAATCAGGCTCTCCAGCTGGCACCTATAGATCCTCATCACGGTGGACTGGCCGTAGAGGCCCCAGTCCTCGCGCACCCAGTTATCCGCAATGCTCTCGCCCCGGACCAGAACCCTCCCCATAACGGTGTTGCTCGCAACAAGACTCGACTGGTCCAGGCCGCGGCCCGAGGAGGTGCCGTTGTAGAGCCCATAGCCGTGGATAGTGAGGCCCTCCAGCGTGGAGTCTGTGATGCTCATCCACGAGGATAGCAGCCCCTCAGGCCCCTCTACCACTACGCTGCCCAGCCTCACACGCTCCAGCACCAGGCTACTACGGAACAGCGCTGCGCCCTCCCCCGCGTAGCTCCGGTCTACCACCACGGAGAGCCCGGAGAACACGGAGTCGCTGATGCTTATCCGGGACTCGTAGACACCATACATGACCGCCGGCACTAGCTTGTAGCTCGTGACGGTGACAGTCGTGTTGCCGGTAGTGATGTTGTAGCGGATGGGCACCTTCACCTGCAGCCCGGTGGCGTAGGAGTGCACCACGAACTCCCCCGTGGCGTTGACGCGGCTCAAAGTTATCTCGGACTGGTACACCGCGCTAGTCTCGTTGCCCAGGCCCAGCGACTCCACCCTAAAGTCGCCCACAATGGTCACGTTGTCCAGCGCCACCGTGGAGTTGTAGACGCTCCGGTAGGCCGCCTTGAAGGACAGCCCGCCACGTATAACAGAGTCCGTAAACGTCACGTTGGACTCCGTGAGCCCTGTAAACTCCAGGCCATCCTCGACAACAACGTTCTTGAACACCAGGACCGAGCCCGTCACAACAAGCGTGCCGCGCCCCACCAGTGTTACCGGGCTCCCCGGCTTACCCTCGGCAAGGATCACGCCACGGTCAACCGTGACCGTGACGCCGGGCGCGAATATCAGGACAACACCGTCCTCTATCCGGACCTCGGCCTTAATCCGGATATCCCTCGTGATTATGTACGGGCTCCCCTCACGAGTCAACACAGTATTGACTATGATATCGCGGTCGATAGGCGTAGGGCTCGCCTCAGCCCCCGCCGCGCCCCACACCCAGCCCGCCAGAGACACAAGGTACAGTACAAGGAGTATGGACACCAGTAGCCGCCTATACAAGCCCTAAGCCCCAGAGGACACGCCAAGCCAGTATCCCTACTTAAACCCATTAGACCAACCACACAAATACGGGTAAACAGCTCCACAGAATACCCTAATAGACTAGAACAGCGCGGAGCCAGACAAGCCACAGAACAACATAGCCCGTAGACCAGCTCAAGAGAAACCAGCACACCCGGGAAGACAACAAGGTGGAAGATATGCGGGCCGTAGCTGTCAAAAAAGCTTGACCTGCGCCTTGGAGAGCCCGGCGCTCTTAGCGTGCGTTAGCCTACCTGCAGTACCTGGAAGTTGAGTATTACTGGTAGGCTGTCGAATAGCATGCCCTCCCTAGCCTCATAGAAGGCCTTGACCGTTAGTACAGCGAATGTAGCGTCATTGCCCATGCCATTGAATACGCCACTCTTAGTTATCTGCCAGCTGCCAGTTGCGTTGCCTATTTCTATCTTATCGCTGGGTGAACCTGGTACCCAGAATGTTACGTTTGCTGGTATGCTTGCAGCTGTCTCGTTCAGCTTAGCAATATTGAACAAGTCTTCAGCGTCAAGTATTATTACGGCTTTAGGCTTCTGTAGGGAGAGGACAGCTTTGATCTCTGAGTAGTTGCCTATAGCGGACTCGTTTGTGTTGAAGGCGCTTGTTATCTGTAGCTGTAGGTACTTGAAGTATGGCCTTAGCTGTGCGGCATTGGCTATTTTTACTAGGAGCTTTACGTCGTTTACGTCGGCGCGTACTGGCACTAGCACAAAGCCCATGTCCTCGCTGCCCTGGGCGCCGGCGGCGGGGGCTATGTTGGTGTTGAGCTTGCTCACTACGTCTATTGGCTCGCTTACCGCCTCTGCTGTACCGGTGGCGTAGAAGCTGTTGAGCGGGCTCTGGGTGGTGGCGAAGCCTGCTAGCAGGGCGAGGGCGGCAGCCGAGGCGATGATACCCGCTATAGCTAGGGTTGTGTACCTCACTTTTTACGCACCCCTACTCTGGCTCTGGTTCGTGTCTACTCCCGTTTCATGCAACTTATATATTGTTTCTCTGCGCTGTCAAGCTGGTATATGTGTAACGTGTGTTATTATTGGCTTGGTGCGGTGGGTGTTTAGGCTCCGGGCGGGGGGAGCGCTACGAGGGGCGCTGGCTGTGGCCTGGCGTGCCTGGGTAGCTGTATCCAATGCTGTCCACTTCGAGGATGATGCTGGGCTCTGGGTTGATGGGGACCGCGGCGCTGTGGCGGTGGCGGATGGGGTCTCGATGTCCCGGGGCGGGGGCGCCTCGTTCCTGGCCGCGTGGGGGTTCGCTGCGCTCTGCCGGGCCCTGCTGCCGGACTGGAGGGGGAGCCTGGCGGGGGCCGCGCAGCGGTGCCTAGAGCTGCTGGACCGCGCCGCCCGGGAGGCGCTGGCGCTCGACGCCGCGGCTGTGGCGGAGGCGAAGCAGCGGTACTACCGCGGCTGCGGCTCTCCCTGCACCCGGCCCCCGGGCCTCGCCGAGCTAGAGGCCCTGAGGCCCCTGGAGCCCGGGGGGAGGGGCGCCGAGGCGAAGCCGAGCTCGACGCTCCTCGCAGCGCTCCTGGGCCCCGGGGGCCGGGCCGCGCTGGTGCTAGCCGGCGACGGCGCGGTGGTAGCGACCACGGGGGGCCGGGAGGACACCTGGCTCCTCTGGGGCGCGCTGCCCCAGTTCTACGAGGGGAGCCGGGTCGCCCGCTTCCTGGAGGTCGGCGGCGGGCTCCGGGGCGAGCCGGTGGTGCTGGAGACCATCCTGCCCCGGGGCACCCTGCTAGCCCTGGCGACGGACGGTGTGGACCCCGCGGCGCTCGCCGAGGAGCTGGTAGAGCTGGCCAGGCGGGGCATCCCCGAGCCCGCCGCCGAGAACCCGGCCGGCTACCTGCTACGCCGCATAGAGGAGCGCACCGGGGGCCTAGAGGACGACGCCACCCTCGCGCTGGTGGAGTGGACGGGCTAGCCCCCCGGGGCCCAGCCCTAATTAGGCGCATACGGCCCGGTATAGCCTGGGGGCGGAGCTCGTGGCTGGCGCGGTGGACCGGAGGGCTCTCGGGGAGGCGCTGCTGGAGCTGCTTGAGGAGGACCGGGAGTTCCGCCACGCTGTGATGGGGCTGCTGGGCTACCGCGAGGTACTGGAGAGGATAACCAGGCTTGAGGAGCGGTTCGCGAGACTAGAGGAGAGGTTCGCCAAGCTGGAGGAGGAGTTCCTGGAGCTGCGGAGGGCCCAGCAACGCCTCGAAGAGAGGCAGCAGCGCCTAGAGGAGAGGTTCCAGAAGCTAGAAGAAAGATTCGCAGAGCTAGAGGAGCACTTTGCCCGGCTGGAGGAGCGCTTCGCCAAGCTGGAGGAGGAGTTCCAGAAGCTAGAGGAGAGGCAGCAGCGCCTAGAGGAGAGGATGGCTAGGCTAGAGGAGGAGATGAGGGAGACGCGGAGGGTGCTGAACACGATCGCGCACAGGTTCGGGCTGCTCACGGAGACGGGGTTCCGCGAGGCCATGCGGTACGTGGTCGAGGAGGCTCTCGGCGCCGCCCGGGTCGAGAGGCTCTCCCTCCGGGACGAGGAGGGCCTAGTCTACGGCTACCCCGCCACCGTGGACATAGACCTGGTGGTGAGGGACGGGGAGCACATAATCGTCGAGGTCAAGTCCAGGGTGGACCCGGGGGACGTGGCGGTCCTCGCCCGCAAGGCCAGGCTCTACGAGAGGGAGACCGGCACCAGGCCCCGGGCAGTGATACTGGGCGGCTACGTGGCCCCCTCGGCCTACGAGGCCGCAGCCCGGCTGGGCGTCACGGTCAGGCCCTACCTCAGGGAGGACTAAGCCCCCAGCGCCAGGATGCTATAGCTACGCTTATCCCTCTCCCCATCTCCTCTAGCGTTGTGGTGGAGAGGGGCCCCTACTGTGTCCCTGATAAGCCGGCTGCTGGAGGAGATGGACCGGGAGCCCGGGGAGGCCCGGAGGCTCGCAAGGAGGCTAGCCTCCGACATAGCCTCGGAGGAGACGCTGCGCTCACTACTCCTAGAGGCCGTGGTCCGGGAGACGGCTACCAGGGAGGACCTGGAGCGGCTCGGAGACAGGCTAGAGGGGAGGATAGAAGCCCTACACGGGGAGATGAAGACACTAGCCGCCAGGGACGAGCTGAGGGCGGAGGTACAGAGGCTGGAGGAGAGGATAGCAGGGGTAGAACAGAAGATAGAAGCCCTACGCGGAGAACTGGCGGAGACCAGGGAGAGGATGGCGACCAAGGAGGAGCTGGAGAAGCTGCGCGGGGAGATGAAGACGCTGGCATCGGAGGAGAGAGTGGCAAGGATAGAGGAGAGGATAGCAGGGGTAGAGCAGAGGATGGCGACACGGGAGGAGCTGTACGCCGTGAGGGAGGAGCTACGCGGGGAGATCCACCGTACACGGGAGGAGCTACGGGCAGAGATAAGCCGGCTCCACAGCCGCCTCGACACCCTAGTCAAGTGGACCATAGGCCTACTCGTAACAGTCTGGGCAGCAACACTAGCCGCAATGCTCACAGCACTAAGGCTACTAGCAGGAGGCTAGCCCCAGGAACACCCCCGTGCTTCTCTAAGGCGCTGACTCCGACGCCCCCAGCCCGAGCAGAACAAGGCCGTAGAAGAACCAAGAGGGGCCCAGAACCCCCCAGGAGGGGGAGGGGAAGGAAAAAGGCGGTGTCTCTCGGGGGCCTCGGGCTGCCGCCCCCGCCGGCTAGCTGGTCTCCAGCACCTCTGCGTTGATGACTAGTGGTAGGCTGTCGAAGAGCACGCCCTCCAAGCCCTCGTAGAACACGGTGACACCGTAGACAGCGGCGCGGCCGCCGTCAACCTTCCAGCTGTCCTCGTCAACCACCAGAGTATCCTCGGGCTGCCACCAGCCACTAGCCCGGTCAAAGCCTAAGGTGGCGCGAATATTGCCAAGCACAAGCACCGGATAGAGGCTACTCATGTACTCCTGAGCCTCAACTCTATCATAGACACCGTTTGTGTCGGTATCATACCATGTCACATTCCACATCATGGTGAAGAGCACATTGCCTTCTTTATCAATGAACTCCAGTATCAATGTATAGTTGGTAGCTGCTATATCAGGCCATGTCCCTCCATCACTAACCTCGGCTATATATAAGCTTTCGTTCTCATAACTATCCCAGAAGAAGACACTAGGGTTATTATCGTAGAATATCCTTATGCTATAGTTTCCGTTGGGGTGTACAGGCTTCACTGAGAACCATAAACCCCGCTCAACAATATCATCAAGGCTTAAGTCTTCTACTAGTACTCGCCGACCGGGATTAGTTTCTGTGTTATTTATTAACGTCAGGTTAACATGGGCAACTTCTCCTAACAGCCTCCATGCAAATGCCGTAACGTTGACTCCTTCAGAAGCGTAGTTTGCTGAAACGTCGTAGATTTTCCCCGCCAATGTTGCGCTGTCTAGCGCATATCTGCCAAGGTTGTCAGGAGCACTTTCACTATCATTATCACTAGT
The window above is part of the Pyrodictium abyssi genome. Proteins encoded here:
- a CDS encoding protein phosphatase 2C domain-containing protein, with product MAWRAWVAVSNAVHFEDDAGLWVDGDRGAVAVADGVSMSRGGGASFLAAWGFAALCRALLPDWRGSLAGAAQRCLELLDRAAREALALDAAAVAEAKQRYYRGCGSPCTRPPGLAELEALRPLEPGGRGAEAKPSSTLLAALLGPGGRAALVLAGDGAVVATTGGREDTWLLWGALPQFYEGSRVARFLEVGGGLRGEPVVLETILPRGTLLALATDGVDPAALAEELVELARRGIPEPAAENPAGYLLRRIEERTGGLEDDATLALVEWTG
- a CDS encoding PD-(D/E)XK nuclease family protein, which produces MAGAVDRRALGEALLELLEEDREFRHAVMGLLGYREVLERITRLEERFARLEERFAKLEEEFLELRRAQQRLEERQQRLEERFQKLEERFAELEEHFARLEERFAKLEEEFQKLEERQQRLEERMARLEEEMRETRRVLNTIAHRFGLLTETGFREAMRYVVEEALGAARVERLSLRDEEGLVYGYPATVDIDLVVRDGEHIIVEVKSRVDPGDVAVLARKARLYERETGTRPRAVILGGYVAPSAYEAAARLGVTVRPYLRED